A stretch of Arthrobacter sp. NEB 688 DNA encodes these proteins:
- the gnd gene encoding phosphogluconate dehydrogenase (NAD(+)-dependent, decarboxylating), with translation MQLGLVGLGKMGGNMRERLRRAGHEVVGYDRNRQVSDSRSLADMVGQLQGRRVVWVMVPHGAPTTETIEKLAELLDKGDLVIDGGNSKFTDDAVHEKLLKAKGIGYLDCGVSGGIWGLENGYGLMVGGTAANVKKAMPIFDALRPEGPRDEGFVHAGKVGAGHYTKMVHNGIEYGLMQAYAEGYELLEKKDIVENVPGAFKAWSRGTVVRSWLLDLMVEALEKNPTLEDVSDYTVDSGEGRWTVEEAIELGVPMPVISASLFARFASRQHTSPSMQAVAALRGQFGGHQVMTVAEGEALRGGEDTKTTPAKRAAAVKKAATKGTARTAAAKKSAAKRTDA, from the coding sequence ATGCAGCTCGGACTGGTCGGCCTCGGCAAGATGGGCGGCAACATGCGCGAGCGTCTGCGCCGCGCCGGTCACGAGGTCGTGGGCTACGACCGCAACCGTCAGGTCTCGGACTCCCGCTCGCTCGCCGACATGGTCGGCCAGCTCCAGGGCCGGCGCGTCGTCTGGGTGATGGTGCCCCACGGCGCCCCCACGACCGAGACGATCGAGAAGCTCGCCGAGCTGCTCGACAAGGGCGACCTCGTCATCGACGGCGGCAACAGCAAGTTCACCGACGACGCCGTCCACGAGAAGCTGCTCAAGGCCAAGGGCATCGGCTACCTCGACTGCGGCGTCTCCGGCGGCATCTGGGGCCTCGAGAACGGCTACGGCCTGATGGTCGGCGGCACCGCGGCCAACGTGAAGAAGGCGATGCCGATCTTCGACGCGCTGCGCCCCGAGGGTCCGCGCGACGAGGGCTTCGTCCACGCCGGCAAGGTCGGCGCCGGGCACTACACGAAGATGGTCCACAACGGCATCGAGTACGGCCTCATGCAGGCCTACGCCGAGGGCTACGAGCTGCTCGAGAAGAAGGACATCGTCGAGAACGTCCCCGGCGCCTTCAAGGCCTGGAGCCGCGGCACGGTCGTGCGCTCCTGGCTGCTCGACCTCATGGTCGAGGCGCTCGAGAAGAACCCGACGCTCGAGGACGTCTCGGACTACACCGTCGACTCCGGCGAGGGCCGCTGGACGGTCGAGGAGGCCATCGAGCTCGGGGTGCCGATGCCGGTCATCTCGGCCTCGCTCTTCGCCCGCTTCGCCTCGCGCCAGCACACCTCCCCCTCGATGCAGGCCGTCGCAGCGCTGCGCGGCCAGTTCGGCGGGCACCAGGTGATGACCGTCGCCGAGGGCGAGGCCCTGCGCGGCGGCGAGGACACCAAGACCACGCCGGCCAAGCGCGCCGCCGCCGTCAAGAAGGCCGCGACGAAGGGCACTGCCCGCACGGCCGCCGCGAAGAAGTCGGCGGCCAAGCGCACCGACGCCTGA
- a CDS encoding TetR/AcrR family transcriptional regulator, which yields MPPTSRADRRRETEARIVEVGRRHLASEGAAGLSLRAVTRELGMVSSAVYRYVAHRDELLTLLVVDAYTELADTVDAAVAAAADRPWDERVVVAGTAFRAWAVGEPARYALLYGSPVPGYEAPPERTVEPGTRVTLLVLRLLAEGVAAGDVPPTGAVPVPRTDAGSEAPSQSEPGTVPDATLSDDRGTGTIPSVAGTGLVDDLRRLGDETGLVGDLRRLGDETGLPGGPDVMGRALLLWSVLLGATSLEVFGQYGRDTLTDPAALLQHQLRLTLALLRTPA from the coding sequence GTGCCCCCCACCTCCCGCGCCGACCGCCGCCGCGAGACGGAGGCCCGCATCGTCGAGGTCGGCCGGCGCCACCTGGCGTCCGAGGGTGCGGCCGGTCTCTCGCTGCGGGCCGTCACCCGCGAGCTCGGGATGGTCTCCTCCGCCGTCTACCGGTACGTGGCCCACCGCGACGAGCTGCTCACCCTGCTCGTCGTCGACGCCTACACCGAGCTCGCCGACACCGTGGACGCCGCCGTCGCCGCGGCCGCCGACCGGCCGTGGGACGAGCGCGTCGTGGTGGCCGGGACGGCGTTCCGGGCGTGGGCGGTCGGCGAGCCGGCGCGCTACGCCCTGCTCTACGGCAGCCCGGTCCCCGGGTACGAGGCCCCGCCCGAGCGCACGGTCGAGCCCGGCACCCGCGTCACGCTGCTCGTCCTGCGGCTGCTCGCCGAGGGCGTCGCGGCCGGCGACGTCCCGCCGACCGGCGCCGTGCCCGTCCCCAGGACCGACGCCGGGTCGGAGGCCCCGTCGCAGAGCGAGCCCGGCACCGTGCCGGACGCCACGTTGTCGGACGACCGCGGCACCGGCACCATCCCGTCGGTGGCCGGGACGGGGCTGGTCGACGACCTGCGCCGCCTCGGTGACGAGACCGGGCTGGTCGGCGACCTGCGCCGCCTCGGAGACGAGACCGGGCTGCCGGGCGGGCCCGACGTCATGGGCCGCGCCCTGCTCCTGTGGTCCGTGCTCCTCGGCGCGACGAGCCTCGAGGTGTTCGGCCAGTACGGCCGGGACACCCTGACCGACCCGGCCGCGCTCCTCCAGCACCAGCTGCGCCTCACCCTGGCCCTCCTGCGCACCCCCGCCTGA
- a CDS encoding nitroreductase/quinone reductase family protein, with protein sequence MAATTPPTDRYVRPNDRSDAAFNAVVRWLTARGVSLLGSRVLTVRGRRSGLPRSTPVNLMPLGDERYLVAPRGVTEWVRNARVHPDAELRLGRRVEHVRLVEVPVEERPAVLRVYLRRWGWEVGRFVEGLGKDSTDAELAAAAPGFPVFRVTTAP encoded by the coding sequence ATGGCCGCGACGACACCCCCCACCGACCGGTACGTCCGTCCGAACGACCGGAGCGACGCCGCGTTCAACGCGGTCGTGCGCTGGCTGACCGCCCGCGGCGTCAGCCTCCTCGGCTCGCGCGTCCTCACCGTCCGGGGCCGGCGCTCCGGCCTGCCGCGCAGCACCCCGGTCAACCTCATGCCGCTCGGCGACGAGCGCTACCTCGTCGCCCCGCGCGGGGTCACCGAGTGGGTGCGCAACGCCCGGGTGCACCCCGACGCCGAGCTGCGGCTCGGGCGGCGCGTCGAGCACGTCCGCCTCGTCGAGGTGCCGGTCGAGGAGCGCCCCGCCGTGCTGCGCGTCTACCTGCGCCGCTGGGGCTGGGAGGTCGGTCGGTTCGTCGAGGGACTCGGCAAGGACTCGACCGACGCCGAGCTCGCTGCCGCCGCCCCGGGCTTCCCCGTCTTCCGCGTGACGACCGCCCCCTGA
- the dnaN gene encoding DNA polymerase III subunit beta, whose amino-acid sequence MKFRVERDVLAEAVTWVARGLPARPPVPVLAGILLEASDDGTLTLSAFDYEVSARVTVAAEVSEAGTVLVLGRLLADISRNLPDRPIDVVAEGSKVQVTCGASRFSLLMMPADDYPTLPSSPEPTGTVDGHLFTQAVAQVSVAADRGDTLPILTGVRVEVEGDKMTLLATDRYRLAMRELTWNPSATDASHVVLVPARTLSETARSLGAAGSIDVALGATAGGDGLAGFEAGRRRTTTRLLDGEYPKVSSIFPTTSETDAVVRTAELVEAVKRVALVAERNTPVRLRFSGDQVAIEAGTGDDAQASEAVECGLTGPDIEIAFNPQYLLDGLGVVGTDWSRISFTQASRPAVLSGQESADGDADTSYRYVLMPVRFAS is encoded by the coding sequence GTGAAGTTCCGCGTCGAGCGTGACGTCCTCGCCGAGGCGGTCACCTGGGTGGCCCGTGGCCTGCCCGCGCGCCCGCCCGTGCCGGTGCTGGCCGGCATCCTCCTCGAGGCCTCCGACGACGGCACCCTGACCCTCTCGGCGTTCGACTACGAGGTCTCGGCCCGGGTCACCGTCGCGGCGGAGGTCTCCGAGGCCGGCACGGTGCTCGTCCTCGGCCGCCTCCTCGCCGACATCTCGCGCAACCTCCCGGACCGCCCGATCGACGTCGTCGCCGAGGGCAGCAAGGTCCAGGTCACGTGCGGCGCGTCCCGCTTCAGCCTGCTGATGATGCCCGCCGACGACTACCCGACGCTGCCGAGCTCCCCCGAGCCCACCGGCACGGTCGATGGCCACCTCTTCACCCAGGCCGTCGCCCAGGTGTCGGTCGCCGCCGACCGCGGTGACACGCTGCCGATCCTCACCGGCGTCCGCGTCGAGGTCGAGGGCGACAAGATGACGCTGCTCGCCACCGACCGCTACCGCCTCGCGATGCGCGAGCTGACCTGGAACCCGAGCGCCACCGACGCCAGCCACGTCGTGCTCGTCCCGGCCCGCACCCTCAGCGAGACCGCCCGCAGCCTCGGCGCCGCGGGGTCCATCGACGTCGCGCTCGGTGCGACCGCCGGCGGTGACGGGCTCGCGGGCTTCGAGGCCGGCCGGCGCCGCACGACGACGCGCCTCCTCGACGGCGAGTACCCCAAGGTCTCCTCGATCTTCCCGACGACCTCCGAGACCGACGCGGTCGTGCGCACCGCCGAGCTCGTCGAGGCCGTCAAGCGCGTGGCGCTCGTCGCCGAGCGCAACACCCCTGTGCGGCTGCGCTTCTCGGGTGACCAGGTCGCCATCGAGGCCGGCACCGGCGACGACGCGCAGGCGTCCGAGGCGGTCGAGTGCGGCCTGACCGGCCCGGACATCGAGATCGCCTTCAACCCCCAGTACCTCCTCGACGGCCTCGGCGTCGTCGGCACCGACTGGTCGCGGATCTCGTTCACCCAGGCCTCCCGCCCGGCCGTGCTCAGCGGCCAGGAGAGCGCCGACGGCGACGCGGACACCTCCTACCGCTACGTCCTCATGCCGGTGCGCTTCGCGTCCTGA
- a CDS encoding type VI secretion system tube protein Hcp, with amino-acid sequence MSHPSLGTSRRTLVGALGLGTLGLAAAPAQAALPTGLVVPPERLGSGGADLYLVLDGITGDSTNERFRGSVELLALDWGVKAKRTTSGSGSSAGRPVAGDVRVATTASSASPVFLRYLASGRVLRRAVVHVVRTGENPVEAMSLTFTDVVVTGYEVMSGSGLPVEVVAFAMNGVTETWTPQNADGTLGTPVSVTWDLRTGRVA; translated from the coding sequence ATGTCCCATCCCTCGCTCGGCACCAGCCGCCGCACCCTCGTCGGGGCGCTCGGGCTCGGCACGCTCGGGCTCGCGGCCGCCCCCGCCCAGGCCGCCCTCCCCACCGGGCTGGTGGTCCCTCCGGAGCGGCTGGGCTCCGGTGGCGCCGACCTCTACCTCGTCCTCGACGGCATCACGGGCGACTCGACGAACGAGCGCTTCCGCGGGTCGGTCGAGCTGCTCGCCCTCGACTGGGGCGTCAAGGCCAAGCGCACCACCTCGGGCAGCGGTTCCTCGGCGGGCAGGCCGGTGGCCGGGGACGTGCGCGTCGCCACGACCGCCTCGTCCGCGTCACCGGTGTTCCTGCGGTACCTCGCGTCCGGACGGGTGCTGCGGCGCGCGGTCGTCCACGTCGTGCGCACCGGCGAGAACCCCGTCGAGGCGATGTCGCTCACCTTCACCGACGTCGTGGTGACCGGCTACGAGGTGATGTCGGGCAGCGGCCTGCCGGTCGAGGTCGTGGCGTTCGCGATGAACGGGGTCACCGAGACCTGGACGCCGCAGAACGCGGACGGCACGCTCGGCACGCCGGTGTCCGTCACGTGGGACCTGCGGACGGGCCGGGTGGCCTGA
- a CDS encoding DciA family protein codes for MPTPPDPRVSGHPIPPRSTPEPFPGEAQASPAEPADAPPLLPVEDADEAGDAASPGFAADGAPEVEAGLAAAEALSRARAAARAKGLRPGLKPRRRAKDIPGGKKRSGRDPQMLSDQIDRFVTDRGWGADVAVGSVIGRWPSIVGPDISAHCQPTDFVDGVLTVRADSTAWATQLRLLENTLMTRLTAEVGEGTVTELRVVGPSAPTWSRGRHRVQDGRGPRDTYG; via the coding sequence GTGCCGACCCCACCTGACCCTCGCGTATCGGGTCACCCGATACCGCCGCGCTCCACCCCGGAACCGTTCCCCGGGGAGGCGCAGGCTTCCCCCGCAGAGCCGGCCGATGCGCCGCCGCTGCTGCCCGTCGAGGACGCCGACGAGGCCGGGGACGCCGCGAGCCCCGGGTTCGCCGCGGACGGTGCGCCCGAGGTCGAGGCGGGCCTGGCCGCCGCCGAGGCCCTCTCGCGTGCCCGCGCCGCCGCCCGGGCCAAGGGCCTGCGCCCCGGCCTCAAGCCGCGCCGCCGGGCCAAGGACATCCCGGGCGGCAAGAAGCGCTCCGGGCGCGACCCCCAGATGCTCTCGGACCAGATCGACCGCTTCGTCACCGACCGCGGCTGGGGCGCCGACGTGGCGGTCGGCTCGGTCATCGGCCGCTGGCCGAGCATCGTCGGGCCCGACATCTCGGCCCACTGCCAGCCGACGGACTTCGTCGACGGCGTGCTGACCGTCCGGGCGGACTCGACGGCCTGGGCCACCCAGCTGCGGCTGCTCGAGAACACGCTGATGACGCGGTTGACCGCCGAGGTCGGCGAGGGGACGGTGACCGAGCTGCGCGTCGTCGGCCCGAGCGCGCCGACCTGGTCGCGTGGCCGGCACCGCGTGCAGGACGGCCGCGGCCCCCGCGACACCTACGGCTGA
- a CDS encoding enoyl-CoA hydratase-related protein: MDADVAPLVRRDDEDRVAVLTLDSPANRNALSRRLLADLRDRLAEVAQDESVHAVLLRSSHRVFCAGADLKEAATVDMTEQARSIVEVQRRIAALPVPVVARVDGPVRAGGIGLVASADVVVCRDDVGFALTEVRLGLAAATISIPLRHRLSARSGADWFLTGRVFTAAEARDHGLVTHVADEAGMDATVGAVLDDLRAGARQGLTAAKQILNADLLAAFERDGEAMARMSGELFHSPLAQERMAAALRR, from the coding sequence GTGGATGCCGACGTCGCCCCCCTGGTCCGCCGTGACGACGAGGACCGGGTCGCGGTCCTCACCCTCGACTCGCCGGCCAACCGCAACGCCCTCTCGCGCCGCCTGCTCGCGGACCTGCGCGACCGGCTCGCCGAGGTCGCGCAGGACGAGTCGGTCCACGCCGTCCTCCTGCGCTCCAGCCACCGGGTGTTCTGCGCCGGGGCGGACCTCAAGGAGGCCGCCACCGTCGACATGACCGAGCAGGCGCGCAGCATCGTGGAGGTCCAGCGGCGCATCGCGGCCCTGCCCGTGCCCGTCGTCGCCCGCGTCGACGGCCCGGTCCGCGCCGGCGGCATCGGGCTCGTGGCCTCCGCCGACGTCGTCGTCTGCCGCGACGACGTGGGCTTCGCCCTCACCGAGGTGCGCCTCGGCCTGGCGGCGGCGACCATCTCGATCCCGTTGCGGCACCGGCTGAGCGCGCGGTCGGGGGCCGACTGGTTCCTCACCGGTCGGGTCTTCACGGCGGCCGAGGCCCGCGACCACGGCCTCGTCACCCACGTCGCCGACGAGGCGGGGATGGACGCCACCGTCGGCGCGGTCCTCGACGACCTTCGCGCCGGCGCCCGCCAGGGCCTGACCGCCGCCAAGCAGATCCTCAACGCCGACCTCCTGGCCGCCTTCGAGCGCGACGGCGAGGCGATGGCCCGGATGTCCGGCGAGCTCTTCCACTCCCCCCTCGCGCAGGAGCGGATGGCCGCCGCGCTGCGGCGCTGA
- the recF gene encoding DNA replication/repair protein RecF, whose amino-acid sequence MFVRHLSLGDFRSYERAELPLGPGVTTLVGLNGQGKTNLVEAVGYLASLSSHRVATDAPLVRFGAERAVVRGAVVRDGRETMLELEITPGRANRARLNRSPVRPREVLGTLRTVLFAPEDLALVKGDPGERRRFLDDLLVARQPRWAGVRQEYDRIVKQRSALLKSAQPYLSRRARGRRPRPGAEALDPASETATALHTLSVWDQQLAGVGSQLLYARLRLLRDLGPYLTKAYDEVSNGQSDARVAYRSSLREVTAVRIAAGEVPEVAELHEEVLASLAEVRDQEVERGVCLVGPHRDDVLLTLGELPAKGYASHGESWSFALGLRLAAFQLLRTDLGDDPVLVLDDVFAELDSGRRERLAAMVADAEQVLVTAAVPADVPASLAGATRRVTLGTVETDAEEVADDDAAAVENEPEERPDTAAGVERRDTHELVERSDTAAGVERRGTAAGVERREGDEPDVPIRPDGPEDPVTEAGDGADPT is encoded by the coding sequence GTGTTCGTCCGGCACCTGTCCCTCGGGGACTTCCGCAGCTACGAGCGGGCCGAGCTCCCGCTCGGGCCGGGCGTGACGACCCTCGTCGGGCTCAACGGGCAGGGCAAGACCAACCTCGTCGAGGCCGTGGGCTACCTCGCCTCGCTCTCGAGCCACCGGGTCGCGACGGATGCGCCCCTCGTCCGCTTCGGGGCGGAGCGCGCCGTGGTGCGCGGCGCCGTCGTCCGCGACGGCCGCGAGACGATGCTCGAGCTCGAGATCACGCCGGGGCGGGCCAACCGGGCGCGGCTCAACCGCTCACCGGTGCGGCCGCGTGAGGTGCTGGGCACGCTGCGCACGGTGCTCTTCGCGCCGGAGGACCTCGCCCTGGTCAAGGGCGACCCCGGTGAGCGCCGGCGCTTCCTCGACGACCTCCTCGTCGCCCGCCAGCCGCGCTGGGCCGGCGTGCGCCAGGAGTACGACCGCATCGTCAAGCAGCGCTCGGCCCTGCTGAAGTCCGCGCAGCCGTACCTCTCCCGGCGGGCACGTGGCCGCAGGCCGCGGCCCGGCGCCGAGGCCCTCGACCCGGCGTCGGAGACCGCGACCGCGCTGCACACCCTGTCGGTGTGGGACCAGCAGCTGGCCGGCGTCGGCTCGCAGCTGCTCTACGCCCGGCTGCGCCTGCTGCGCGACCTCGGGCCCTACCTGACCAAGGCCTACGACGAGGTGAGCAACGGCCAGTCGGACGCCCGGGTCGCCTACCGCTCGTCGCTGCGCGAGGTGACGGCGGTGCGCATCGCGGCCGGTGAGGTGCCCGAGGTCGCCGAGCTGCACGAGGAGGTGCTGGCCAGCCTCGCCGAGGTGCGCGACCAGGAGGTCGAGCGCGGGGTCTGCCTCGTCGGCCCGCACCGCGACGACGTGCTCCTCACCCTCGGGGAGCTGCCGGCCAAGGGGTACGCGAGCCACGGCGAGTCGTGGTCGTTCGCGCTCGGGCTGCGGCTCGCGGCCTTCCAGCTGCTGCGCACCGACCTCGGCGACGACCCGGTGCTCGTCCTCGACGACGTCTTCGCCGAGCTCGACTCCGGCCGGCGTGAGCGGCTGGCCGCGATGGTCGCCGACGCCGAGCAGGTGCTCGTGACGGCCGCGGTGCCCGCCGACGTGCCGGCGTCGCTCGCCGGCGCGACCCGCCGGGTCACGCTCGGAACGGTCGAGACGGACGCCGAGGAGGTGGCCGATGACGACGCCGCCGCGGTCGAGAACGAGCCCGAGGAGCGACCCGACACCGCCGCGGGCGTGGAGCGACGCGACACCCACGAGCTCGTGGAGCGATCCGACACCGCCGCGGGCGTGGAGCGACGCGGCACCGCCGCGGGCGTGGAGCGCCGCGAGGGCGACGAGCCGGACGTGCCGATCCGGCCGGACGGGCCGGAGGACCCGGTGACGGAGGCGGGCGACGGTGCCGACCCCACCTGA